One Myxococcales bacterium genomic window carries:
- a CDS encoding SdiA-regulated domain-containing protein: protein MHRQFAALGLVILTLLPAWSGESKADPWPGDTGTEIGNVGSPGGLPAGYEPSGAVWHERLEVLLVVSDEGSVSRMDADGQNVTTWTPGGDLEAIAIADPQSDLVYLGNEHPDSIHEFDLSTGALTGNSWDLTPWMTGPGSPGLEGLTVVNGLFYAGHQREGNIYVFRLLNGGGVELIDVFAAPAERDDVSGLHYDDSTQTLYAIHDDFDVIVEMNPDGTFIREFDLPGENQEGIALVPDCGAATSRLFVSEDSQALWRYEFYPAACVSPPAIPALSWPGVSVLIGLLVASSIAAVPRFTRKV, encoded by the coding sequence TTGCACAGACAATTCGCAGCTCTGGGCCTGGTGATTCTGACGCTTCTCCCTGCGTGGTCGGGCGAGTCAAAGGCGGATCCGTGGCCTGGAGACACCGGCACGGAGATCGGCAACGTGGGCTCTCCCGGTGGGCTGCCCGCAGGCTACGAACCCAGCGGCGCTGTCTGGCATGAGCGGCTCGAGGTACTGCTGGTCGTCAGCGACGAGGGAAGCGTGAGCCGAATGGATGCGGACGGTCAGAACGTCACCACCTGGACGCCGGGCGGGGACCTCGAGGCCATCGCAATTGCAGATCCCCAGTCCGACCTGGTCTATCTCGGCAACGAACACCCGGATTCAATTCACGAGTTCGACCTCTCGACCGGAGCGCTCACCGGCAATTCGTGGGACCTGACGCCGTGGATGACAGGCCCGGGAAGTCCCGGGCTCGAAGGCCTCACGGTTGTGAATGGGTTGTTCTATGCGGGGCACCAACGCGAGGGAAACATCTACGTTTTTCGATTGCTCAACGGTGGGGGGGTCGAACTGATCGATGTGTTCGCCGCCCCGGCCGAGCGCGACGACGTGTCGGGCCTTCACTATGATGATTCCACACAGACGCTCTATGCCATCCATGACGACTTCGACGTCATCGTCGAGATGAATCCAGACGGAACGTTCATCCGCGAGTTCGATCTTCCAGGCGAAAACCAAGAGGGCATCGCTCTGGTCCCCGACTGCGGCGCGGCCACGTCCAGACTATTCGTCAGTGAAGACTCTCAAGCTTTATGGCGATATGAGTTCTATCCAGCTGCGTGCGTAAGCCCGCCCGCGATCCCCGCCCTATCCTGGCCGGGCGTGAGTGTGCTCATCGGCCTTCTGGTTGCGTCATCGATCGCCGCCGTGCCCCGTTTTACTCGGAAAGTCTAG
- a CDS encoding S8 family serine peptidase, giving the protein MNKAETVVFAASTTIQDGNDDPFEIIGAAQNDKRKKLLIVRKSAGSDRFLHLNANRGQLEFATDGQTAGHSAARDAFSVAAVDVRDAIGAFDGSESVQTYSSDGPRRVFYEADGSDITPGVYGSTGGELRQKPDLTAADCVSTATPSFSTFCGTSAAAPHAAAITALLLEVNGAASASEIRSALDSTALDIEQVGVDRDSGAGIVDALAAGGAVVECQDDSDCDDADPCTVDSCDAMLGCAHDPIEFCGGVDLPAISDSGRVLLVLLFVTAAMGILRSGLASPR; this is encoded by the coding sequence GTGAACAAGGCGGAGACGGTTGTCTTCGCAGCCTCGACGACCATACAGGACGGCAACGATGATCCTTTCGAGATCATCGGCGCTGCCCAGAATGACAAGCGGAAGAAGCTCTTGATCGTGCGAAAGAGCGCAGGTTCTGACCGCTTCCTCCACTTGAACGCGAACCGCGGGCAGCTCGAGTTCGCGACCGACGGACAGACCGCCGGCCACTCCGCCGCGCGAGACGCCTTCAGCGTAGCGGCCGTGGACGTACGAGATGCAATCGGTGCGTTCGACGGGAGCGAGTCTGTACAGACCTACAGCTCTGATGGGCCTCGGCGGGTCTTCTACGAAGCCGACGGCAGCGATATCACGCCGGGCGTCTACGGCTCGACAGGCGGGGAGCTTCGCCAGAAACCCGATCTCACCGCCGCGGACTGCGTGAGCACTGCTACGCCCAGCTTCTCGACCTTCTGCGGCACGTCGGCCGCCGCACCGCACGCCGCAGCAATCACGGCACTTCTGCTCGAGGTCAACGGCGCGGCGAGCGCGTCGGAGATCCGAAGCGCTCTCGACAGCACCGCCCTCGATATCGAGCAAGTCGGCGTCGACCGAGATTCGGGAGCCGGAATCGTAGACGCCCTGGCGGCGGGCGGCGCAGTAGTCGAGTGCCAGGACGACTCCGACTGCGACGACGCAGATCCGTGCACGGTCGACAGCTGCGACGCGATGCTCGGATGCGCCCACGATCCGATCGAGTTCTGCGGTGGCGTTGACCTGCCCGCCATCTCAGATTCGGGCCGGGTCCTGCTCGTCCTGCTCTTCGTTACCGCCGCGATGGGAATCCTCCGATCGGGTTTGGCATCGCCGCGTTGA